The Xanthomonas sontii genome contains a region encoding:
- a CDS encoding symmetrical bis(5'-nucleosyl)-tetraphosphatase, translating to MAVWAIGDLQGCYDITQQLLEKIRFDPAVDRLWFCGDLVNRGGQSLETLRLVHSLREHSVVVLGNHDLSLLAIGERSPDEQRKVNPDLQRIVLAEDRDELLTWLRMQKLLHADRQLGWMMIHAGLAPKWTTALAEKHAREVEQQLHGNGYRKLFRNMYGDRPAWSPGLTGYDRSRAIINLFTRARYCTPRGRIAIEEKGTPGTQAQGLYPWFEVPGRVERDLKIVCGHWSTLGLTITQGVHAIDTGAVWGGKLTALRLDSEDLQVVQVPGRPVQGPPPAARTATPRRRSAPNRGQPAPAASAAPEQE from the coding sequence ATGGCGGTCTGGGCGATCGGCGACCTGCAGGGTTGCTACGACATCACCCAGCAGTTGCTGGAGAAGATCCGCTTCGATCCGGCGGTGGACCGGCTGTGGTTCTGCGGCGACCTGGTCAACCGCGGCGGGCAATCGCTGGAGACCCTGCGCCTGGTGCACTCGCTGCGCGAGCACAGCGTGGTGGTGCTGGGCAACCACGACCTGTCGCTGCTGGCGATCGGCGAGCGCAGCCCGGACGAACAGCGCAAGGTCAATCCGGACCTGCAACGCATCGTGCTGGCCGAGGATCGCGACGAACTGCTGACCTGGCTGCGCATGCAGAAGCTGCTGCACGCTGACCGCCAGCTCGGCTGGATGATGATCCACGCCGGCCTGGCGCCGAAGTGGACCACCGCGCTGGCCGAGAAGCATGCACGCGAGGTCGAGCAGCAACTGCACGGCAACGGCTACCGCAAGCTGTTCCGCAACATGTACGGCGACCGCCCGGCCTGGTCGCCGGGCCTGACCGGCTACGACCGCTCGCGCGCGATCATCAACCTGTTCACCCGCGCCCGCTACTGCACCCCGCGTGGGCGCATCGCGATCGAGGAAAAGGGCACGCCCGGCACCCAGGCGCAGGGCCTGTACCCGTGGTTCGAGGTGCCGGGTCGGGTCGAGCGCGACCTGAAGATCGTCTGCGGGCACTGGTCGACGCTGGGCCTGACCATCACCCAGGGCGTGCACGCGATCGACACCGGCGCGGTCTGGGGCGGCAAGCTCACTGCCCTGCGCCTGGACAGCGAGGACCTGCAGGTCGTGCAGGTCCCCGGCCGACCAGTGCAGGGACCGCCGCCAGCAGCGCGCACCGCCACGCCGCGGCGGCGCAGCGCGCCGAACCGTGGACAACCGGCGCCGGCTGCCTCTGCTGCGCCCGAGCAGGAATAG
- a CDS encoding dihydrofolate reductase produces the protein MQLSLIAALDRANAIGRDNDLPWRLPDDLKRFKALTLGKPVLMGRKTAQSLGRALPGRLNLVMTRSGQVPFADMQAVASLQAAIDAARAAGAAELAVIGGGDIFALTLPLADVLYLTHVDTVVDGADAHFPAFDPAQWEVVARQAHPVDARHALAFEFVDYRRRAGAV, from the coding sequence CTGCAGTTGAGCCTGATCGCGGCGCTGGATCGGGCCAATGCGATCGGTCGCGACAACGACTTGCCGTGGCGCCTGCCGGACGATCTGAAGCGGTTCAAGGCGCTGACCCTGGGCAAGCCGGTGCTGATGGGGCGCAAGACCGCGCAGTCGCTGGGGCGCGCGTTGCCCGGGCGCTTGAATCTGGTGATGACCCGTTCCGGGCAGGTGCCGTTCGCGGACATGCAGGCGGTGGCGTCGCTGCAGGCGGCGATCGACGCGGCGCGCGCGGCCGGCGCTGCGGAGCTGGCGGTGATCGGCGGTGGCGACATCTTCGCCCTGACCCTGCCGCTGGCCGACGTGTTGTACCTCACCCATGTCGACACCGTGGTCGACGGCGCCGATGCGCATTTTCCCGCGTTCGATCCGGCGCAATGGGAGGTGGTGGCGCGGCAGGCGCATCCGGTGGATGCGCGGCATGCGCTGGCCTTCGAGTTCGTGGATTACCGGCGCCGGGCGGGCGCGGTGTAA
- a CDS encoding thymidylate synthase gives MKQYLDLLQHVLERGAEKSDRTGTGTRSVFGWQMRFDLNDGFPLVTTKKLHLRSIVHELLWFLKGETNIAYLKDNKVSIWDEWADAQGELGPVYGKQWRRWTGADGREIDQMQWLVDEIKRNPDSRRLVISAWNVAELPQMALMPCHSLFQFYVVDGKLSCQLYQRSGDIFLGVPFNIASYALLTHMVAQATGLGVGDFVHTLGDAHLYSNHFEQAREQLARTPRPLPQLRLNPAVTDLFAFTYDDIAIEGYDPHPAIKAPVAV, from the coding sequence GTGAAGCAGTACCTGGATTTGCTGCAGCACGTGCTGGAGCGCGGCGCGGAGAAATCCGACCGCACCGGCACCGGCACGCGCAGCGTGTTCGGCTGGCAGATGCGCTTCGATCTCAACGACGGCTTTCCGCTGGTCACCACCAAGAAGCTGCACCTGCGCTCGATCGTGCACGAGTTGCTGTGGTTCCTGAAGGGCGAGACCAACATCGCCTATCTCAAGGACAACAAGGTCAGCATCTGGGACGAGTGGGCCGACGCGCAGGGCGAACTCGGCCCGGTGTACGGCAAGCAGTGGCGGCGCTGGACCGGTGCCGACGGTCGCGAGATCGACCAGATGCAGTGGTTGGTGGACGAGATCAAGCGCAACCCGGATTCGCGCCGGCTGGTGATCAGCGCCTGGAACGTGGCCGAGTTGCCGCAGATGGCGCTGATGCCCTGCCACAGCCTGTTCCAGTTCTACGTGGTCGACGGCAAGCTCAGCTGCCAGCTGTACCAGCGCAGCGGCGACATTTTCCTGGGCGTGCCGTTCAACATCGCCAGCTATGCGCTGCTGACCCACATGGTGGCGCAGGCCACCGGCCTGGGCGTGGGCGATTTCGTGCATACGTTGGGCGATGCGCATCTGTATTCCAACCACTTCGAACAGGCGCGCGAACAACTGGCACGCACGCCGCGGCCGTTGCCGCAGCTGCGGCTGAATCCGGCGGTGACCGATCTGTTCGCCTTCACCTACGACGACATCGCCATCGAGGGCTACGACCCGCATCCGGCGATCAAGGCGCCGGTGGCGGTGTGA
- the lgt gene encoding prolipoprotein diacylglyceryl transferase → MTYLHQIDPIAFSFGPVKVHWYGLMYLAGFISAWWLGRCRIRAGRLPGVNEEGFSDLLFYAMLGVVLGGRIGYMLFYALSDFLADPLLIFKVWDGGMSFHGGLLGVLAACLWWTRKARLHFFDTVDFIAPLVPLGLGFGRIGNFVGGELWGKLTHAGWGVIFPHAPATDGVANAPALESLMSSAQLQQQYAAGLLDRYARHPSQLYEAALEGLVMFVVLWTFSMKPRARYAVSGLFALLYGVFRFAVEFVRVPDAQLGYLAFHWLTRGQQLSIPLILLGLFLLWRSRSAPVLQPVPPPEVSK, encoded by the coding sequence ATGACCTATCTCCACCAGATCGATCCCATCGCCTTCTCGTTCGGGCCGGTGAAGGTGCATTGGTACGGGCTGATGTATCTGGCCGGCTTCATCTCGGCCTGGTGGCTTGGACGCTGCCGCATCCGCGCCGGGCGCCTGCCCGGGGTGAACGAGGAGGGCTTCTCCGACCTGCTGTTCTACGCGATGCTCGGCGTGGTGCTGGGCGGGCGCATCGGCTACATGCTGTTCTATGCACTGTCCGATTTCCTGGCCGACCCGCTGCTGATCTTCAAGGTGTGGGACGGCGGCATGAGCTTCCACGGCGGCCTGCTGGGCGTGCTGGCGGCCTGCCTGTGGTGGACGCGCAAGGCGCGCCTGCATTTCTTCGACACCGTCGACTTCATCGCGCCGCTGGTGCCGCTGGGCCTGGGCTTCGGTCGCATCGGCAATTTCGTCGGCGGCGAGTTGTGGGGCAAGTTGACCCACGCCGGCTGGGGCGTGATCTTCCCGCACGCGCCGGCGACCGACGGGGTGGCCAACGCGCCAGCGCTGGAGAGCTTGATGAGCAGCGCGCAATTGCAGCAGCAGTACGCCGCCGGCCTGCTCGATCGCTATGCCCGCCATCCGTCGCAGTTGTACGAAGCAGCGCTGGAAGGGCTGGTGATGTTCGTGGTGCTGTGGACGTTTTCGATGAAGCCGCGCGCGCGCTATGCGGTGTCCGGCTTGTTCGCGCTGCTCTATGGCGTGTTCCGCTTCGCCGTGGAATTCGTGCGGGTGCCGGATGCGCAGCTCGGCTACCTGGCATTCCATTGGCTGACCCGCGGCCAGCAGTTGAGCATCCCGCTGATCCTGCTCGGCCTGTTCCTGCTGTGGCGCTCGCGCAGCGCGCCGGTGCTGCAGCCGGTGCCGCCGCCGGAGGTGAGCAAGTGA
- a CDS encoding TPM domain-containing protein, translating to MRLLRHLFAPSAQRLFPAASLERIGAAIAEGERLHSGQVMFAVESGLAPAQVLRGMAPRLRAEHAFAQLRTWDTEANNGVLIYLLLADHHIEIVADRGLHGRVDAAQWRQVCALIEHDMRAGQPEQAVIAGVGAVSALLAAHFPAQPGQQGENELPNLPQVLD from the coding sequence ATGCGCCTGCTCCGGCACCTGTTCGCGCCGTCCGCACAGCGCCTGTTCCCGGCGGCCAGCCTGGAGCGCATCGGCGCGGCGATCGCCGAGGGCGAGCGCCTGCACAGCGGGCAGGTGATGTTCGCGGTGGAATCGGGGCTGGCACCGGCGCAGGTGCTGCGCGGCATGGCGCCGCGGCTGCGCGCCGAGCACGCGTTCGCACAGTTGCGCACCTGGGATACCGAGGCCAACAACGGCGTGCTGATCTATCTGCTGCTGGCCGATCACCACATCGAGATCGTCGCCGACCGTGGACTGCACGGGCGGGTGGACGCCGCACAATGGCGCCAGGTCTGCGCGCTGATCGAGCACGACATGCGTGCGGGCCAACCCGAACAGGCGGTGATCGCCGGCGTCGGCGCGGTGTCCGCGTTGCTGGCCGCGCACTTCCCGGCACAGCCGGGCCAGCAGGGCGAGAACGAACTGCCGAACCTGCCGCAGGTGCTGGATTGA
- a CDS encoding TPM domain-containing protein, which produces MLLLALLPWLAWAQAEAPIPPLDAPVVDTTGTLTPNQRLELDRQAVQLQQRKGSQLQVLVVPSTAPESIEHYTQRAFDQWKLGRKGVDDGVLLVVAKNDRRVRIQPGYGLEGAIPDATANRIIQEYLVPRFRAGDYSGGIAEATAMLVKLIDGEALPAPVSAHASASRGGGPGFGFFAGLFAALVAQVLFARLSRPVRGVLSGVVGGGVGLLLSLSLFVGVLTGAIGLLLGLFVGIAPGRSAGGGGWGGWGGGGFGGGWGGGGGGGSWGGGGGGFGGGGWGGGGGSSGGGGASGSW; this is translated from the coding sequence CTGCTGCTGCTGGCGCTGCTGCCCTGGCTGGCCTGGGCGCAGGCCGAGGCGCCGATCCCGCCGCTGGATGCGCCGGTGGTCGACACCACCGGCACGCTGACGCCGAACCAGCGCCTGGAGCTGGATCGGCAGGCGGTGCAGTTGCAGCAGCGCAAGGGCAGCCAGCTGCAGGTGCTGGTGGTGCCCAGCACCGCGCCCGAGAGCATCGAGCACTACACCCAGCGCGCGTTCGACCAGTGGAAGCTCGGCCGCAAGGGCGTGGACGACGGCGTCCTGCTGGTGGTGGCCAAGAACGACCGGCGCGTGCGCATCCAGCCCGGCTATGGCCTGGAAGGCGCGATTCCCGACGCCACCGCCAACCGCATCATCCAGGAGTACCTGGTGCCGCGCTTCCGCGCCGGCGACTACAGCGGCGGGATTGCCGAAGCGACCGCGATGCTGGTCAAGCTGATCGACGGCGAAGCGTTGCCGGCGCCGGTCAGCGCGCACGCTTCGGCGTCGCGCGGCGGCGGCCCGGGATTCGGTTTCTTCGCCGGCCTGTTCGCGGCGCTGGTCGCGCAGGTGCTGTTCGCGCGGCTGTCGCGCCCGGTGCGCGGCGTGCTGAGCGGCGTGGTCGGCGGCGGCGTCGGCCTGCTGCTGAGCCTGTCGCTGTTCGTCGGCGTGCTGACCGGCGCGATCGGCCTGCTGCTGGGCCTGTTTGTGGGAATCGCACCGGGCCGTTCGGCCGGCGGCGGCGGTTGGGGCGGCTGGGGTGGTGGCGGCTTCGGCGGTGGCTGGGGCGGCGGTGGCGGTGGCGGTAGTTGGGGTGGCGGCGGAGGCGGCTTCGGCGGCGGCGGCTGGGGCGGTGGTGGCGGCAGTTCCGGAGGCGGTGGCGCCTCGGGGAGCTGGTGA
- a CDS encoding LemA family protein, translating into MRLLFRSLFLAALAVLLSGCGYNAIQQKDQAVKAGWSEVLNQYKRRADLVPNLVNTVKGYADQERQVLTDVTNARARVGQVQVNADDAASLQQFQQAQGQLSSALSRLLVVSENYPNLKSDQAFRDLQAQLEGTENRITVARGRYIQAVQDYNTYILSFPQVLTAKMFGYKEKPNFSVENEAQISEAPAVNFGGQPASAPQQPQQPAPAH; encoded by the coding sequence ATGCGCCTGTTGTTCCGCTCCCTGTTTTTGGCCGCGCTGGCGGTGTTGCTGTCCGGCTGCGGCTACAACGCGATCCAGCAGAAGGACCAGGCGGTCAAGGCCGGCTGGTCGGAAGTGCTGAACCAATACAAGCGCCGCGCCGACCTGGTGCCGAACCTGGTCAACACGGTCAAGGGCTATGCCGACCAGGAGCGGCAGGTGTTGACCGACGTGACCAACGCCCGTGCCCGCGTCGGCCAGGTGCAGGTCAACGCCGACGACGCCGCCTCGCTGCAGCAGTTCCAGCAGGCGCAGGGCCAGCTGTCCAGCGCGCTGTCGCGGTTGCTGGTGGTCAGCGAGAACTACCCGAACCTCAAGTCCGACCAGGCCTTCCGCGACCTGCAGGCGCAGCTGGAAGGCACCGAGAACCGCATCACCGTGGCGCGCGGTCGCTACATCCAGGCGGTGCAGGACTACAACACCTACATCCTGTCCTTCCCGCAGGTGCTCACCGCCAAGATGTTCGGCTACAAGGAGAAGCCCAACTTCTCGGTGGAGAACGAAGCGCAGATTTCCGAGGCGCCGGCGGTGAACTTCGGTGGCCAGCCCGCGTCCGCTCCACAGCAGCCGCAACAGCCGGCGCCGGCGCACTAA
- a CDS encoding TerC family protein produces the protein MALEFLADPNTWLTLLTLSALEIVLGIDNLVFISIAVGKLPEAQRPAARKFGIAVACLTRIALLVSLAFLARMQGELFSVAGMGISIRDLVLIVGGLFLLVKGTMEIRELITGGEDEDPTTSKASGVFWMVIAQIAVIDIVFSLDSVITAVGMAQHIPVMIAAVLLAVAVMLLAANPLGRFIDANPTVKMLALAFILMIGVVLILDGLDVHVPKPYIYAAMGFSVLVEWLNLLMRRRAAAHQVPGAGKW, from the coding sequence ATGGCCCTCGAGTTTCTCGCCGACCCCAACACCTGGCTGACGCTGTTGACGCTGAGTGCGTTGGAGATCGTGCTGGGCATCGACAACCTGGTGTTCATCTCCATCGCCGTGGGCAAACTGCCGGAAGCGCAGCGCCCGGCCGCGCGCAAGTTCGGCATCGCGGTGGCGTGCCTGACCCGCATCGCGCTGCTGGTGTCGCTGGCGTTCCTGGCGCGGATGCAGGGCGAACTGTTCAGCGTCGCCGGCATGGGCATCTCGATCCGCGACCTGGTGCTGATCGTCGGCGGCCTGTTCCTGCTGGTGAAGGGCACCATGGAGATCCGCGAACTGATCACCGGCGGCGAGGACGAAGACCCCACCACCAGCAAGGCCTCGGGCGTGTTCTGGATGGTGATCGCGCAGATCGCGGTGATCGACATCGTGTTCTCGCTGGACTCGGTGATCACCGCGGTGGGCATGGCCCAGCACATCCCGGTGATGATCGCCGCGGTGCTGCTGGCGGTGGCGGTGATGCTGCTGGCGGCCAATCCGCTGGGCCGTTTCATCGACGCCAACCCGACGGTGAAGATGCTGGCGCTGGCCTTCATCCTGATGATCGGCGTGGTGCTGATCCTGGATGGCCTGGACGTGCACGTGCCCAAGCCCTACATCTACGCGGCGATGGGCTTCTCGGTGCTGGTGGAGTGGCTGAACCTGCTGATGCGCCGGCGCGCCGCGGCGCACCAGGTGCCCGGCGCCGGCAAGTGGTGA
- a CDS encoding diacylglycerol kinase: protein MADQFGHLPRGPRRMLMAARWSWQGLRAAWLHESSFRLEVCLFLILAPLALWLGQGPVQQVLMIGSLLLVLAVELLNSAIEAVIERYGPEHHELAGRAKDMGSAAVFVMLANVVLCWGLILLPRLL, encoded by the coding sequence GTGGCCGACCAGTTCGGGCATCTGCCGCGCGGACCGCGCCGCATGCTGATGGCGGCACGCTGGTCGTGGCAGGGGCTGCGCGCGGCTTGGCTGCACGAGTCCTCGTTTCGTCTGGAGGTGTGCCTGTTCCTGATCCTGGCGCCGCTGGCGCTGTGGCTGGGGCAGGGGCCGGTGCAGCAGGTGCTGATGATCGGCTCGCTGCTGCTGGTGCTGGCGGTGGAACTGCTCAATTCGGCGATCGAAGCGGTGATCGAGCGCTACGGGCCCGAGCATCACGAACTGGCCGGCCGCGCCAAGGACATGGGCTCTGCCGCGGTCTTCGTGATGCTGGCCAACGTGGTGCTGTGCTGGGGCCTGATCCTGCTGCCGCGCCTGCTGTGA